A genome region from Portunus trituberculatus isolate SZX2019 chromosome 40, ASM1759143v1, whole genome shotgun sequence includes the following:
- the LOC123516245 gene encoding uncharacterized protein LOC123516245: MILLQDNPVYRVRARAFSGLRMAQFLYLPSWVKVSRLLRVSPEHLGLRNVTQISIQESDLGQLRDLAFEGLRNVGELRIFNNKVDDLESLEVREEANVDGVLVRGNHFLHVIQEKPFRIHANDRTVFTENFVPCTCQLWWVLDSPLVARMNLFTRHNYCVSPYPLHGEPIDKVPLHQLDRCPAPQELQLPKSSEASSTAGQRLIPYLLPLGMPAPLLLQLLLLLLLLLLTDC, encoded by the exons ATGATCCTACTGCAGGACAACCCAGTGTATAGGGTGCGAGCAAGAGCTTTCTCCGGTCTCCGGATGGCACAGTTCCTCTATCTGCCCTCCTGGGTCAAGGTCAGTCGTCTTCTCAGGGTTTCCCCTGAGCATCT GGGTCTGCGGAACGTGACTCAGATCTCCATCCAGGAGTCTGACCTGGGACAACTGCGGGACCTGGCATTCGAAGGCCTGCGCAACGTGGGCGAGCTACGCATTTTCAACAATAAG GTAGATGACTTGGAGTCActggaggtgagagaggaagccaATGTGGATGGAGTGTTGGTGCGTGGTAACCACTTCCTACACGTTATCCAAGAAAAGCCCTTCAGGATCCACGCCAACGATCGAACAGTTTTTACGG AGAACTTCGTTCCGTGCACATGCCAGCTGTGGTGGGTTTTGGATTCCCCCTTAGTAGCGCGCATGAACCTCTTCACACGCCACAATTATTGTGTATCTCCTTACCCCTTACACGGAGAACCTATCGACAAGGTACCATTGCATCAACTGGATCGCTGCCCCGCCCCTCAGGAGCTACAACTACCTAAGAGCAGCGAGGCGTCCAGTACAGCAGGCCAACGGCTCATCCCTTACTTGCTTCCTCTCGGCATGCCTGCTCCGCTGTTACTgcagctgctgctacttctgttgctgctgttgctcacTGACTGCTGA